Proteins found in one Terribacillus sp. DMT04 genomic segment:
- a CDS encoding TrkA family potassium uptake protein, giving the protein MVIQFLRRFYFRLPIFIRLISTVLLVMVVFGICMRHIEPEQFPTYFDGIWWAFVTASTVGYGDLIPETLNGKILAVILILSGAGLVSIYLSTIAASTVQYTQNLSKGLTAFKGTNHIIIVGWNERARSLLERLQDKHPELPVVLIDRTLTSLPYKKHALHFIRGDASEDKTLEKANIQQAKAAIITANTGDNEKQSDYMTIMTTIAMRGNNTELMIIAEVLTKSQKENVRRAGADTVIRSNDFVSTLFYHELFHKETKSHLELLLHFLQEQEIRMSPLPLELVDASFFEVTRYFARKDKTAIGFMRGDIIDMSPDFQEPLHAEDSIITLQHIK; this is encoded by the coding sequence ATGGTCATCCAATTTCTGCGGCGCTTTTATTTCCGGCTCCCTATATTTATCCGGCTCATATCTACAGTACTGCTTGTTATGGTCGTGTTTGGCATTTGTATGCGTCATATTGAGCCAGAACAATTCCCGACTTATTTTGATGGTATATGGTGGGCTTTTGTCACTGCTTCAACAGTTGGCTATGGTGATTTAATTCCGGAGACATTGAACGGAAAAATTCTCGCCGTTATTCTTATCCTCTCAGGCGCAGGCCTTGTTAGTATCTATTTATCAACAATTGCTGCGTCGACGGTGCAGTACACACAGAACTTATCAAAAGGGCTGACAGCTTTTAAAGGTACCAATCATATCATTATTGTTGGCTGGAACGAGCGTGCAAGAAGCCTGCTGGAACGACTGCAAGACAAACATCCAGAACTGCCGGTCGTGCTAATTGATCGAACATTGACTAGCCTTCCTTACAAAAAGCACGCCCTACATTTCATCCGCGGAGATGCATCAGAAGATAAAACGTTAGAGAAGGCGAATATCCAACAAGCAAAAGCGGCTATTATAACGGCGAACACAGGAGATAACGAAAAGCAGAGTGATTATATGACAATTATGACCACCATTGCAATGCGAGGCAATAACACAGAGCTTATGATCATTGCAGAAGTATTAACAAAAAGTCAAAAAGAGAATGTGCGGCGAGCTGGCGCTGATACCGTCATCCGATCTAATGACTTTGTTAGCACACTGTTTTATCATGAATTATTTCACAAAGAAACAAAAAGTCATTTAGAACTGCTATTACATTTTTTGCAGGAGCAGGAAATCAGAATGAGTCCGCTGCCTCTGGAATTAGTGGATGCAAGTTTTTTTGAAGTGACACGCTATTTCGCTCGTAAGGACAAAACTGCGATTGGATTTATGCGGGGAGATATCATTGATATGAGTCCCGATTTTCAAGAACCGCTGCATGCAGAAGACAGCATCATCACCTTACAGCATATCAAATAA
- the yugI gene encoding S1 domain-containing post-transcriptional regulator GSP13: MAEKFEQGQVLTGKVTGIQPYGAFVALDEQVQGLVHISEVTHGFVKDISEHLSVGDEVKVKILDINEDSGKYSLSIRATEEAPAKPQNNQKQAVAATQEAPAGFNTLKDKLQDWIKQTEDKRN, from the coding sequence ATGGCAGAGAAGTTCGAACAAGGACAAGTATTGACAGGAAAAGTAACAGGTATTCAGCCTTACGGTGCGTTTGTCGCATTGGATGAGCAAGTACAAGGTTTGGTTCACATTTCAGAAGTAACACATGGTTTCGTAAAAGATATCAGCGAGCATCTTTCTGTTGGTGACGAAGTTAAAGTTAAAATTTTAGATATCAATGAAGATAGCGGTAAATATTCTCTATCTATCCGTGCTACAGAAGAAGCACCAGCGAAGCCGCAAAACAATCAAAAACAAGCTGTAGCTGCTACTCAAGAAGCACCAGCTGGTTTCAACACGCTGAAAGACAAGTTGCAGGATTGGATTAAACAAACAGAAGATAAACGCAACTAA
- a CDS encoding ECF transporter S component: MRSSNLTKTITIALMGAISMVLMLLNFPLPMLPAYLKIDFSEVPVLLAALLFSPMAGVAVEAIKNLLYLIFTGAGDPVGVVANFLAGMMFVLPVAYFYHTFKASKRTLVSGLATGTVVMAIGMGLLNYFVVLPLYIMFAGYPSMSPEAKWLAVTAGIVPFNLIKGIIIAIVFVPLFAKLKPWFAKRKRSGSAAA, encoded by the coding sequence ATGCGTTCATCCAATTTAACAAAAACAATTACAATTGCTCTGATGGGAGCGATTAGCATGGTGCTCATGCTGCTCAATTTTCCGCTTCCCATGCTGCCTGCTTATTTGAAGATTGACTTTAGTGAAGTGCCGGTATTACTAGCTGCACTGCTGTTTTCACCAATGGCCGGTGTTGCAGTCGAAGCAATTAAGAACTTATTATATCTGATCTTTACAGGAGCGGGTGATCCTGTAGGTGTTGTAGCTAACTTTCTGGCAGGTATGATGTTTGTCTTGCCGGTTGCATATTTCTATCATACATTTAAAGCGAGCAAACGTACGCTCGTTTCCGGTCTCGCAACGGGTACGGTGGTGATGGCAATCGGAATGGGATTACTGAATTATTTTGTCGTGTTACCGCTTTATATCATGTTCGCAGGTTATCCATCCATGAGTCCAGAAGCGAAATGGCTAGCAGTCACTGCTGGTATTGTTCCATTCAACCTTATTAAAGGTATCATTATTGCAATTGTGTTTGTCCCGCTATTTGCAAAACTGAAACCATGGTTCGCGAAGCGGAAACGTTCTGGTTCTGCAGCAGCATAA
- a CDS encoding 1,4-dihydroxy-2-naphthoate polyprenyltransferase, which yields MQSIGNDNVRQALNERDGFQVWWRLMRPHTLTASFVPVFIGTMLAALDGSINWLLFGAMLLACILIQCATNMFNEYYDFVRGLDNEQSVGIGGTIVRDGIKPKTILTLALVFYAISMLLGIYICIESSWYIALIGLACMLCGYLYTGGPYPISYTPFGELTSGVFMGAIIICITYYIQTSDLTGSVVLISIPTTIFISCINFANNLRDHDGDKANGRRTVAILLGRPKGVSFMGICFAVSYVITAVYIAVGLLPIWAVITFLSIKKARDAYRGFIGKTQPLEMMPAMKATGQTNTIYGLLLVIALLIQQFVPFSF from the coding sequence ATGCAATCTATCGGAAACGATAATGTGCGCCAAGCACTGAATGAGCGCGATGGCTTTCAGGTGTGGTGGCGTCTTATGCGTCCACATACATTGACAGCATCCTTCGTGCCTGTTTTCATCGGAACGATGCTTGCTGCATTAGATGGATCAATCAACTGGCTGCTTTTCGGAGCCATGCTGCTTGCTTGTATCCTGATCCAATGCGCAACAAATATGTTCAATGAATACTATGACTTTGTCCGCGGGCTGGATAATGAACAGTCTGTCGGAATCGGCGGTACAATTGTACGCGATGGTATTAAGCCGAAAACTATATTGACACTTGCGCTGGTCTTTTATGCCATCAGCATGCTGTTAGGCATCTATATTTGTATAGAGTCCAGCTGGTATATCGCTTTGATTGGGCTTGCATGTATGCTGTGCGGCTATTTGTACACAGGCGGTCCCTACCCTATTTCTTATACACCGTTTGGCGAATTAACATCCGGCGTATTCATGGGTGCTATTATCATTTGCATCACGTATTACATCCAGACCTCAGATTTGACTGGAAGTGTCGTACTGATCAGCATTCCGACTACCATTTTTATTTCTTGCATCAATTTCGCAAATAACTTGCGAGATCACGATGGAGATAAAGCAAATGGCAGACGAACGGTAGCTATCTTACTCGGCCGTCCAAAAGGAGTTTCCTTTATGGGCATCTGCTTTGCTGTCAGCTATGTGATTACAGCTGTGTACATCGCAGTCGGATTGCTGCCAATTTGGGCAGTTATCACGTTCCTATCTATTAAGAAAGCGCGTGACGCATACCGAGGCTTTATTGGTAAAACACAGCCGCTTGAAATGATGCCGGCTATGAAAGCAACTGGACAAACGAATACGATTTATGGTTTATTGCTTGTGATTGCACTGCTGATCCAGCAATTTGTACCATTTTCATTCTAA
- a CDS encoding thioredoxin family protein has translation MTTLNEWFDKGISIDAYLDAMQTHKENAMHIYDHYELPADTDFFNILRTQKLRAIILTEDWCGDAMLNLPIFYHIAQAGAIEVSILYRDQNLELMDQYLTNGKSRSIPIIIFINQNGDEVAKWGPRAPELQVYIDESFSSLPDKDAPEYEEKRDQMLTFITKSYRDNKDFWQRVYASMKRGLQEA, from the coding sequence ATGACGACATTAAATGAATGGTTTGATAAAGGAATAAGCATTGATGCGTACTTGGACGCGATGCAAACACATAAAGAAAATGCAATGCACATTTATGATCACTATGAACTGCCAGCAGATACGGACTTCTTCAACATACTTCGCACGCAAAAACTGCGGGCGATCATACTAACGGAAGACTGGTGCGGTGATGCAATGCTGAACTTACCGATTTTCTACCATATCGCCCAAGCTGGCGCAATTGAAGTCAGCATTCTCTATCGTGATCAAAATCTGGAATTGATGGATCAGTACTTGACGAATGGAAAAAGCCGGTCGATTCCTATTATTATTTTCATTAACCAGAATGGGGACGAAGTAGCAAAATGGGGACCGCGCGCACCTGAATTGCAAGTGTACATCGATGAATCATTCAGCAGCCTTCCTGACAAAGACGCACCTGAATATGAGGAAAAGCGTGATCAGATGCTTACTTTTATCACGAAATCTTATCGTGATAACAAAGACTTCTGGCAGCGTGTGTATGCAAGCATGAAAAGAGGCTTGCAGGAAGCATAG
- a CDS encoding hotdog fold thioesterase gives MDFSNTMMEQLHMRVIEANPEQVIMEMPVGPHNRQPMGYLHGGASVALAETAASIGGNLHADSARQAVFGLEINANHIRSVRSGIVTAVATPIHIGKTTMIWQINISDENSDLLSIARCTLAVKTKRQ, from the coding sequence ATGGATTTTTCAAACACAATGATGGAGCAGCTGCACATGCGAGTTATCGAAGCAAATCCAGAGCAAGTGATCATGGAAATGCCAGTTGGCCCGCATAATCGGCAGCCGATGGGCTACTTACATGGCGGGGCAAGTGTCGCATTAGCTGAAACAGCAGCAAGCATCGGCGGAAATCTGCACGCAGATTCAGCCAGGCAGGCTGTCTTCGGCTTAGAGATTAATGCGAATCATATTCGCAGCGTCCGATCAGGTATCGTGACAGCTGTCGCCACCCCGATTCATATCGGTAAAACGACAATGATTTGGCAAATTAACATCTCGGATGAGAACAGCGACCTGCTCTCTATCGCACGCTGCACGCTAGCTGTAAAAACGAAACGGCAGTAA
- a CDS encoding DUF378 domain-containing protein: protein MNLVTRIALVLVIIGAINWGLVGLFNYDLVAGIFGNGSQAAAFPRIIYSLVGLAGLVSISALFLERKEVEQASTNKA from the coding sequence TTGAATTTAGTTACACGTATTGCTCTCGTTCTTGTCATCATCGGTGCAATTAACTGGGGACTAGTCGGATTATTCAACTACGACTTGGTAGCAGGTATCTTCGGTAATGGCAGCCAAGCTGCTGCTTTCCCGCGGATTATTTACAGCCTAGTCGGCTTGGCTGGTCTCGTGTCGATTTCCGCTTTGTTCCTAGAGCGTAAAGAAGTCGAGCAAGCATCAACAAACAAGGCATAA
- a CDS encoding phosphotransferase, with translation MEVNNLNWLETYLDEPVRHLETNDTGWDHQVYVINQRWILRVPRHRRSISKEEGKLLKDLRARTTVALPSWRVCTTADGQEAMLYPYIPGRPIHARMSKSDLKQAARQLGSFLTELHRVSVTFKLPRRDKTYYDRFLNQIRTFYPKLPNRVAAYTEKLFSNYQPTYSSVVHGDLRPAHLLAEQPFRKLGVLDFSDMHMGDPAIDFAGIAQVSTEFMELVLSSYKSEEKNMIRQRVNMLSKLSLYYQLLEKGPNSYVLAELERQITT, from the coding sequence ATGGAAGTGAACAATCTTAACTGGCTTGAGACATATTTGGATGAACCGGTTAGACATCTAGAAACAAATGATACCGGCTGGGATCATCAAGTTTATGTTATTAACCAGCGATGGATACTGCGTGTGCCAAGACATAGGCGAAGCATTTCAAAAGAAGAGGGCAAGCTGCTGAAGGATTTGCGGGCAAGAACAACGGTCGCACTGCCGTCATGGCGTGTTTGTACAACTGCAGACGGACAAGAAGCGATGCTTTATCCGTACATACCAGGTCGTCCTATTCATGCAAGAATGTCAAAATCTGATTTAAAGCAGGCTGCTCGCCAGCTGGGAAGCTTTCTGACCGAGCTGCATCGTGTATCTGTCACATTTAAACTGCCAAGACGAGATAAAACGTACTATGATCGTTTCTTAAATCAAATCAGAACCTTCTACCCTAAGCTGCCAAATAGAGTGGCGGCCTATACGGAAAAACTGTTTAGTAACTATCAGCCAACTTACAGTTCTGTCGTTCATGGCGACTTACGGCCAGCTCATCTATTAGCAGAGCAGCCTTTTCGAAAACTTGGTGTACTGGATTTCAGTGACATGCATATGGGTGATCCGGCAATTGATTTTGCTGGAATAGCACAAGTGAGCACAGAATTTATGGAGTTAGTGTTATCGAGCTACAAAAGCGAAGAAAAGAATATGATTCGGCAAAGGGTTAATATGCTTTCCAAGCTAAGTTTGTATTATCAGCTGCTAGAAAAAGGCCCGAATAGTTATGTACTGGCTGAACTGGAGAGACAAATAACCACTTAA
- a CDS encoding M20/M25/M40 family metallo-hydrolase, which translates to MQLDNQDFLMELLRTASPSSYEMEIQKKWINEYAPFADDMRTDVSGNAIAVMNPEADFKVLLAGHCDEIAMVVTGIDDNGFLRIDEMGRFNAKSALGMTVQVLGYNKTIPGVVGVNAMHLGGVKGDFELPDLYIDCGAVSKQEIEQYVQVGDLIVYQRQPSVLMDRYLTGRGLDNRTGSFIVGEVMRRLKEEKVNVGVYAVSTVNEETNMGGAYFAAAGIQPDLAIACDVTFATDHPGVNKRKVVDVSLDGGPVLAKGAPINRKANQLLEQAAKELAIPLQYELTPRHTGTDADKMRYAGKGVSTALVSLPLRYMHSPVETVSLHVIQQEIDLLVKFLTNLSGEESLNPLDL; encoded by the coding sequence ATGCAGCTAGATAATCAAGATTTTCTAATGGAATTACTACGTACAGCGTCGCCATCCAGCTATGAGATGGAGATACAGAAAAAATGGATAAATGAATACGCGCCTTTCGCAGATGACATGCGCACGGATGTATCAGGAAATGCCATTGCAGTAATGAATCCGGAAGCAGACTTTAAAGTGCTGCTTGCAGGTCATTGTGATGAAATCGCGATGGTTGTGACTGGCATTGACGATAATGGATTTTTGCGTATTGACGAGATGGGGAGATTTAACGCTAAATCAGCATTGGGAATGACCGTGCAAGTTCTGGGCTATAACAAGACCATTCCTGGTGTTGTTGGTGTAAATGCCATGCATCTTGGCGGTGTAAAAGGAGATTTTGAGCTTCCAGATTTGTATATTGATTGCGGAGCAGTTTCTAAGCAAGAAATCGAGCAATATGTACAAGTAGGTGATTTGATTGTGTATCAGCGCCAGCCATCTGTCCTCATGGATCGCTATCTGACAGGACGCGGACTCGATAACCGCACCGGCTCTTTTATTGTTGGTGAAGTAATGCGCAGACTGAAAGAAGAAAAAGTGAATGTTGGCGTCTATGCGGTGAGTACGGTGAATGAAGAAACGAATATGGGAGGTGCTTATTTTGCAGCTGCAGGTATTCAGCCTGACCTTGCCATTGCTTGTGATGTAACATTTGCAACGGATCACCCTGGCGTGAACAAAAGGAAGGTTGTTGATGTCAGCTTGGATGGCGGTCCAGTTCTGGCTAAGGGAGCACCTATTAATCGAAAAGCGAACCAGCTGCTCGAGCAAGCTGCCAAAGAGTTGGCTATTCCGCTTCAATATGAATTAACACCTCGTCATACAGGCACGGATGCGGATAAGATGCGTTATGCAGGAAAAGGCGTTTCAACCGCACTTGTTTCGCTTCCTTTACGCTATATGCATTCACCAGTTGAAACGGTCAGCCTGCATGTCATTCAGCAGGAAATTGACTTGTTGGTAAAATTCCTGACAAATCTCTCTGGTGAAGAAAGTCTGAACCCATTAGACTTGTAA
- a CDS encoding glucose-6-phosphate isomerase has product MTHIGFDYKKAMPYIGEQELNYLAPLVQAAHDQLHNKTGAGNDYLGWLNLPTDYDKEEFARIKQAAEKIKSDSDVLLVVGIGGSYLGARAAIEALTHSFFNVLSKEDRQAPQVFFVGNSISAPYLNQLKDAIKGKDVSVNVISKSGTTTEPAIAFRFFKKYLEDKYGVEEARKRIYATTDKEKGALKTLASKEGYTSFVIPDDVGGRFSVLTAVGLLPIAAAGVDIDSIMSGAKQAQEELSNANVQENPAYQYAAVRNVLYNKGKTIELLVNYEPALQYFSEWWKQLFGESEGKDLKGLFPASANFSTDLHSLGQYVQEGRRDLFETVVQVKQPVTDVTIEAEEEDLDGLNYLAGQTVDQVNRKAFQGTLLAHTDGDVPNLVVEVPALDPFSFGYLVYFFEKACAISGYLLGVNPFDQPGVEAYKKNMFALLGKPGFEEEKAALEKRL; this is encoded by the coding sequence ATGACACACATCGGATTTGATTACAAAAAAGCAATGCCCTATATTGGTGAACAGGAACTGAATTATTTGGCGCCGCTCGTACAAGCTGCGCACGATCAATTACATAATAAAACAGGTGCGGGCAATGATTATTTAGGCTGGCTGAACCTGCCGACAGATTACGACAAAGAAGAATTCGCACGTATCAAACAAGCAGCGGAGAAGATTAAATCAGATTCCGATGTTTTGCTAGTAGTTGGTATCGGCGGATCTTACCTTGGTGCTCGTGCAGCAATTGAAGCATTAACACATAGTTTTTTCAATGTGCTCTCAAAAGAAGATCGCCAAGCCCCTCAAGTATTCTTTGTCGGCAATAGCATTAGTGCGCCGTATTTGAACCAGCTCAAGGATGCAATCAAAGGGAAAGACGTCAGTGTAAATGTTATCTCTAAGAGTGGTACAACAACGGAACCAGCTATCGCTTTCCGTTTCTTCAAGAAATATCTGGAAGATAAATACGGCGTGGAAGAAGCACGCAAGCGTATTTATGCAACGACCGATAAAGAAAAAGGTGCATTGAAGACACTCGCATCAAAAGAAGGCTACACGTCATTCGTTATTCCTGATGATGTCGGCGGACGTTTCTCTGTGCTCACAGCAGTGGGTCTTTTGCCTATAGCTGCAGCTGGTGTGGACATCGACAGCATTATGTCTGGAGCAAAACAAGCACAGGAAGAGCTCTCGAATGCGAATGTACAAGAAAACCCAGCATATCAATACGCTGCTGTTCGTAATGTACTTTACAATAAAGGAAAAACAATTGAGCTGCTCGTCAACTATGAGCCCGCGTTGCAATACTTCAGCGAGTGGTGGAAGCAATTATTCGGTGAAAGTGAAGGTAAAGATTTGAAGGGATTATTCCCGGCATCTGCTAATTTCTCAACCGATTTGCATTCTCTAGGGCAATACGTACAAGAAGGCCGCCGCGATTTGTTTGAGACAGTTGTGCAAGTGAAACAGCCTGTTACTGATGTGACGATCGAAGCAGAAGAGGAAGATCTTGATGGGTTGAACTATCTTGCAGGACAAACTGTTGACCAAGTGAACCGCAAAGCCTTCCAAGGAACATTACTGGCGCATACAGATGGCGATGTGCCGAACTTGGTTGTTGAAGTGCCTGCATTGGATCCATTCAGCTTCGGCTATCTTGTGTATTTCTTCGAGAAAGCATGTGCCATTAGCGGATACTTGCTTGGCGTTAATCCATTTGATCAGCCAGGAGTAGAAGCGTATAAAAAGAACATGTTTGCGCTTCTTGGCAAGCCTGGGTTTGAGGAAGAAAAAGCAGCATTAGAAAAGAGACTATAA
- the menD gene encoding 2-succinyl-5-enolpyruvyl-6-hydroxy-3-cyclohexene-1-carboxylic-acid synthase, with translation MSHIQTLTKYVGHFVDALWRSGVEQVVISPGSRSTPLALLMTEHPHMKQWVNLDERSAAFFALGLAKQSQKPVALVCTSGTAAANYMPAVVEAFYSRVPLILLTADRPHELRDVGAPQAINQIQLYGGFVKWFHEMMLPEANPAALRYVQQQAARAMQQALEGNAGPVHLNFPFREPLTPDFTMENIWSSGENTVEPSLYGTSQINEQLVSQLAEILASGKKGLLVVGPQEDKALAQAVVQVAKAWQIPVLADPLSQLRSGDHDKEPIIETYDTILKSASVRERLQPDYIIRFGAMPVSKPYLFLLKENPAVKHIVVENHAGYREPVGMHTQFIYCNPAALCEALAEQSAGTRDTWLPVWQQMNRIACDVLQDDAAQQELTEGTTVQDILRETPADSHVFVGNSMPIRDLDSFFFATDKHVQPWCNRGTNGIDGVVSTALGVAASGKRTTLVIGDLSFYHDMNGLMLGRNYGLDLTIVVINNNGGGIFSFLPQAQEAAHFEALFGTPTNLDFAHAANLYQLPYTLAADRNAFSHALQESYQTKGMHLIEVRTEREANVSWHRGKWQQAEQQLLTYLEQHHA, from the coding sequence ATGAGTCATATACAAACGTTAACCAAATATGTCGGACATTTTGTGGATGCTCTTTGGCGAAGCGGAGTCGAGCAGGTGGTCATTTCACCAGGCTCCAGATCGACGCCGCTTGCTTTATTAATGACAGAACATCCGCATATGAAGCAGTGGGTAAACTTGGATGAGCGTTCGGCTGCATTTTTTGCGCTTGGTTTGGCAAAGCAAAGTCAAAAACCGGTAGCGCTTGTATGTACATCAGGAACAGCAGCAGCTAATTATATGCCAGCTGTTGTGGAAGCATTTTACAGCAGAGTCCCGCTAATTTTGTTGACAGCTGATCGCCCGCATGAATTGCGTGATGTAGGAGCGCCGCAGGCAATCAACCAGATTCAACTGTATGGCGGGTTCGTCAAATGGTTCCATGAAATGATGCTGCCGGAAGCAAATCCTGCCGCATTACGGTATGTGCAGCAGCAAGCTGCCAGAGCGATGCAGCAAGCACTAGAAGGCAATGCAGGTCCTGTTCATCTTAATTTTCCTTTCCGCGAGCCGTTAACACCGGACTTCACGATGGAGAATATATGGTCTTCAGGCGAAAATACGGTTGAGCCATCTTTATATGGAACTTCACAAATAAATGAACAGCTAGTCAGCCAGCTTGCCGAAATCCTGGCATCTGGTAAGAAAGGGCTATTAGTCGTTGGACCGCAAGAAGACAAGGCACTCGCACAGGCTGTTGTGCAGGTAGCCAAAGCATGGCAGATCCCTGTATTGGCAGATCCGTTATCACAGCTGCGAAGCGGAGATCATGACAAAGAGCCGATTATCGAAACGTACGATACAATTTTGAAATCAGCGTCTGTTCGAGAACGGCTGCAGCCAGATTATATTATTCGTTTCGGTGCAATGCCAGTATCTAAGCCATATTTATTCTTGTTGAAAGAAAACCCAGCGGTCAAGCATATTGTAGTTGAAAACCATGCAGGCTACCGAGAGCCAGTAGGAATGCATACGCAATTCATTTATTGCAATCCGGCTGCGCTTTGCGAAGCATTGGCAGAACAATCTGCTGGAACACGCGATACTTGGCTTCCGGTGTGGCAACAGATGAATCGCATTGCTTGTGACGTGCTGCAAGATGATGCAGCGCAACAAGAACTGACAGAAGGTACAACGGTGCAGGATATCCTGCGGGAAACACCAGCAGACAGTCATGTATTCGTCGGAAACAGCATGCCGATACGTGATTTGGACAGTTTTTTCTTTGCAACCGATAAACACGTCCAACCTTGGTGCAATCGCGGAACAAATGGTATTGATGGTGTTGTCTCTACCGCATTAGGAGTTGCAGCCAGTGGCAAACGAACAACGCTTGTCATTGGAGATCTTTCTTTCTATCATGATATGAATGGTCTGATGCTGGGGCGAAATTATGGTCTCGATTTAACCATTGTTGTGATTAACAATAATGGCGGGGGCATTTTCTCCTTCCTGCCGCAGGCGCAGGAAGCTGCCCACTTTGAGGCACTATTTGGAACACCAACCAATTTAGATTTCGCCCATGCAGCGAATTTGTATCAGCTGCCATACACATTGGCAGCTGACCGCAATGCTTTCTCGCATGCTTTACAAGAAAGCTATCAGACAAAAGGGATGCACCTTATTGAAGTGCGTACCGAACGGGAAGCGAATGTCAGCTGGCACCGGGGAAAATGGCAGCAAGCCGAACAGCAGCTGTTAACATATTTGGAGCAGCATCATGCTTGA
- a CDS encoding isochorismate synthase MenF, translating to MIQQYMTDFESFLRNAAVPAGQQTLVSWTEKISGIDPLLFFANGSSLKGERHFWYSQKDDFYLVGAGPAIMDMRSSQEWEHVIESAIVHNLSAVPGTGPVAFCGNNFQTEQLRQLWKDFPAAQYRIPAFTLTKTKANYYLTINQLVDGTDVNEAVTIILEQLETLMADCTQSDSPMKLTNKQELEPEMWKRLVKEATDTIKATDLDKVVLARAMKLEFAEKLQAATVLRNLMNRQQDSFIFAVENGTACFIGATPERLVRVEAGTLHTSCVAGTAPRGKDAATDAAIGKALLEDSKNREEHQYVVEMITGVIRKYTVNLQLPAGPELMRLRQLQHLYTPVSADIRNGASMQQIVQELHPTPALGGLPKEKALAFISDREPLERGWYGAPIGWMDSYQNGDTAVAIRSGLLDGKQAVLFAGCGVVKDSDPELEFEETAIKFRPMLEALEVTE from the coding sequence ATGATTCAACAATATATGACAGACTTCGAGTCTTTTCTTCGAAATGCTGCTGTACCAGCTGGGCAGCAGACACTAGTAAGCTGGACAGAAAAGATTAGTGGCATAGATCCGCTCCTTTTCTTCGCCAATGGCTCTTCCTTAAAAGGAGAGCGTCATTTCTGGTATAGCCAGAAAGATGATTTTTATTTAGTTGGTGCAGGACCAGCCATTATGGACATGCGTTCGTCTCAAGAATGGGAGCATGTTATAGAAAGTGCAATAGTTCACAATCTTTCAGCGGTACCCGGGACAGGGCCAGTCGCCTTTTGCGGAAACAACTTTCAAACAGAGCAGTTGCGTCAGTTGTGGAAGGACTTTCCTGCTGCGCAATATCGTATTCCTGCTTTTACTTTGACCAAAACAAAGGCAAACTATTATTTAACAATTAACCAGCTTGTAGATGGCACCGATGTAAACGAGGCTGTTACGATTATTTTGGAACAGCTTGAGACACTGATGGCTGATTGCACACAATCAGATTCCCCAATGAAGCTGACAAATAAGCAAGAGTTGGAGCCTGAAATGTGGAAACGATTAGTCAAAGAAGCAACGGACACAATAAAAGCAACAGACTTGGATAAAGTCGTGTTAGCTCGAGCAATGAAACTGGAATTTGCAGAAAAACTGCAAGCGGCTACTGTACTTCGAAACTTGATGAACAGGCAGCAAGATAGTTTCATTTTTGCTGTAGAAAATGGTACGGCATGTTTTATTGGAGCTACACCAGAGCGACTCGTTCGTGTTGAAGCAGGAACATTGCACACAAGCTGTGTCGCAGGCACGGCGCCACGCGGAAAAGATGCTGCAACGGATGCAGCGATTGGAAAAGCATTGCTTGAAGACAGCAAAAACCGTGAAGAGCACCAATATGTGGTCGAGATGATTACAGGTGTTATTCGCAAATATACCGTTAATTTACAGCTTCCTGCTGGACCGGAATTGATGAGGTTACGTCAGCTCCAGCATTTATATACGCCTGTTTCGGCAGATATACGAAACGGAGCTTCCATGCAGCAAATCGTACAAGAACTGCATCCAACGCCAGCTTTAGGCGGGCTGCCAAAGGAAAAAGCACTTGCTTTTATCTCGGACAGAGAACCGCTGGAGCGCGGCTGGTACGGTGCGCCGATTGGCTGGATGGATAGCTATCAGAATGGTGATACAGCAGTAGCAATTCGTTCTGGATTGCTGGACGGCAAGCAAGCTGTCTTATTTGCAGGCTGCGGCGTTGTAAAAGATTCCGATCCAGAATTGGAATTTGAAGAAACTGCAATAAAATTCCGTCCGATGTTGGAAGCGCTGGAGGTAACAGAATGA